Below is a window of Plasmodium sp. gorilla clade G2 genome assembly, chromosome: 14 DNA.
aacaagtaccttcttttattattttacaaaataaaagttGTCAAACTGGTGTGCTAAATTTTTCAGTTTATCCTGAATGTAGTAATGGGATTGTAGGCACTATGTTCAAATTTTTAGATTCAAAAAACTATACCATCTTAGAAATAGGACCTGGATTTACTCGCTTAAGACAAAATGTGAATGGGAAACTTCAATTATTATCTAAATCGATTATTTCTGGAtataaggaaaatatatgGAATCGTGTAACTGTATCCTTTAGctctaataatattaatgtaaATTTAGGTACTGGATTTATGACATATCCTATATTCAGTTTAATTGGATTACATTTATCAGATGGACAATCAGTTGGATTTACTTCTTATAATTGTTCAAAGGTATCATTTAGTAATATCTTTATGCACCCTTTTGATTTTAAACCTTATACTCCTACACCTACCTTAGATACTGAAAGTTTCTTACCTCcaattttttcaaaatttgaACAAGCTACAATAAAAGAGGATGAACAAGAACAGGACATGGGATACAAACAAATGGCTGACAATAAAAATGCTGATATTAGAAAAGAAGCTCCAATAGATAAACACTCATTTGAGGAATCGTCTCGTCAAATGAAGAAGGATGCTTATTATTGTGCTactcataaaaatatagttgatataataaattattgtaatgaatatgataaagaaaatgataattgTACAAATGAATTTTGTACCATATGCTGTAATAAAATAGATACAACAGACGAAGAAGATATTAGAAAATGTGAAATTTTATGTCAAAAATTGGATGATAAAATTCTTCAAACATCTGAAGTTTTAAATTATCTTAAAAAATCATGTATTGAATCTCCAAATgaagaattaataaaatcatgtgaagatgataatgataaagaaGAATGTTTGACAGAAATGTGTGAAATGTGTTGTCAATCTGTTACTATACCGGACGATTTGTTAACTAGCCATATGGACATTGATTCTTTGACAAACCACTGTATATCATTATGTGATCAAAAATGAACACTTTaatgggaaaaaaaaaaagaatacatatatgtattatatatatatatatatatatatatatgtgtatggtaaaatatattttttcttacatCATAcgtacaaatatatatcttctcaatataataaataaaaaaaaaaaaaattaagtaatcatttatatttggaTGTCCAACAATTGTTTAcattcaaataaaataagaaaaaatatattatttattacacattgtatatatttttatttctatctCCATtcattgtattattattattttttatatatgagtTATTTTTACTTAAATGAacaatattaaatgatatttataatcatgaatagtatatatattatatatatgtatatataagatattttttcttcatatatttaattttggaaaaaaaaaaaaaaagaaaaaaaagaaaaaaaaggaagtatttacaaatatatttaaaaaatgtactccatttattaaaaaaacacGTCACTtcaatgtattatatatttaaaacataaTGTTATCATatacttaaaaaataaatgggATGATTATTTTCCTGTTCctatattaagaaaaaaatatataataaaaataatatatttttaataaaaaatagaaattaaaaatttttatataattttataaataaattacttGGGATACATGTCTGCTAAAACTTTTAAATACCATTCATGCGTTTGCATACCTaagtgataaaaaaaaaatatgcttatataaataataaccatttaaataaaacaatatttttgaattataGAGATAAGTGATTACCATTTTTAATTAGGATTAATAAAACTAAAAGGAAATTCAATGAgctgaattaaaaaaaaaaaataaaaaaaaaaaacaataatagatgaataaataaaataaataaattttattatatatattgataaattcaagaaaaatataaagacatataatatattaatatgtttaatgttaatttttttttttttaaataaccatgtgatatttttgtttaataaGAAGAATGAAAAGTAGATTAAAATTTCCGCAAAATAATGTGGACAACtgacaaaatgaaaaaaaccTCCATATGGTACTTTATAAAAAGtatcacttttttttattcctaACATAGAagggtttatatatatatatgaaagtattatttatacatatgattgtatttattttattacaaaCCTTTTGGGCGTAGCTTAGCTAATCTAAGATGAGAGTCAAactaaaataaaagaaatatgtatatattatatatatatatatatatattatatttatattttattttttttttttaatttataccTGAATTATATTTCCAAATATGAAAAGGAGAAGAGGGAAAATTATTGAccaattataatttatttgtttattattgTATAAGGAAAAAGGTGTTATAATGTAAAAGCtaaaatgttaaaaaaataacatatatatatatatatatatatatatatatatatatatatatatttatatacttctttatattatatagatcaattttatatttttatttttcagttatttattataatatacctTATTCCTAAAAGATATGAGCAAATATGCATGAACGATTTTGTAGTAGTCCTAACTAAAAATAATTGTTCGAAAAACCTTcttaataaatgaatttcAAAAATGAGATTGGTTAGACAAATGTGATAATAAactaaaaagaaataaaaataaatatgtttatttgtgtcatttaaattttattatatgtatatatttttaatataaagacaaccattattttattattatttttttttttttataatttttaaaatcatttgatatataatcatatagaatataagaaatatattaccatttttttgattttctaGATTATATTGAACATCcttaataataagaaaaagagaaaaaaaaacaaaaaaaaattatatattaactttaaagaaaaaaatattaaatttcttttttttctctttcctgttttttttttttttttttttttttcttttttatacttGAAATAGAATTATTGAATTAATAACTAAAccaatgatataaaaatgtgaAAAATAAGTCTtcgaaattataaaattatcaaatataCGTTTGAACTTATAAAGCTTAGTATTATATGGTTCTTCATCTTTTTCGATTTTTAGAAATAAATTTTTCCCATGTAGTGCCCATTTATTGACagatttaaaataaaaggttaagaacaaaagaaatatatctataacgTAATATAAGCACACAAAAACAATAGCATTAttcatatgttttatataaaagtgTAGCATTTTATGATCTTCTCATTTattcataattataaataaattaaatacatttttaagggatattaatatatatatatgatatataaaattatgttcctgataatatcatatattttgtcataaaaatgtaataatattatatatatatatatatttaaattttttttttttttttcagaaCTAGCCACTTTTTTTATGTgccatatataatatatatatatatatatatatatatatatatatttatttatttatttatttaatcacatatatctttattgtatatatttaattatgtgtataaaaaataaatattcattttgttataaatttcttttttatcattttgtgaaataataaaaacgactttattttaacaaaagAATAATCttacatttataataaatataaaaaaaaaaaaaaaatatatatatatatatatatataattcaacaTATAATGGCAAATTAAATATTGATGTATTAAATAAGTTCATATTAGTAAAAGTATATTTTTACTGTTTCTTAATATTACgtgcatataatatataatattttttcttttataatatataatttttatagcttattttatataattaccaAAATTTAAAtgcataattatatattaaaaaaaaaaaaaaaaaaaaaaatacatagtgtttattcttattataaatCTTATTGTATTCCTTAAGGtcaaattatatgatatacgggactaattaattattattattatttattttattataatagtattgtttcttttatatatatatatatatatatatatatatatatatttgtgtgtaTATGGTTTTATAGgattatatgattatataaactaatatttatataagtgtgtgcaatttatatatatatatttaaaaactatttatatatttataagtgTGTTGTGGGTAATTCATTCTAATGCctgttataattataattcaataaaatattataaataaaatacgtGGGCCATTAAATAATTcgtcatttatatttatgagtTTATtcacttaaaaaaaaaaaataatgtaaaatataaaaaataagaaaaagaacTGAGATTGTTATAAGTGAAATAGGAATGTAGTTGTATAGTacgatatatatatatatatatatatatatatatatatatatttaataaaattcgGGCTCAATAATTTATGAAGACATGAATAAACATtctaaattaaatataacacatatatattatatatgtgtatattttttatatctaaaaaaagaatggtacaaaaaagaaaaaaaaaaaaaaaaaaaaacattatttatataacatttccTGTTacatgaaatataataatttaacccttaaagtattattatatataatacttcattttgttttatattttatatgcaCACAATAATAATCTAATATACATTAAGgtcttatatattaatgtataatataatcataattaCATTTATTCGATATAAGCAgtcttttctatttttttttttttttttttttttttctaaaagcTATAGatgtttttaaataaacaaataaacatgtacatatatatatatatatatatatatatatatgttgttatttattttatgtccctttaataaaattaatttgttttatcaaaaaggaaaacggattttatatttaaatatatataaattgttatattatctatatatgtagcatattaatatatccctttgaagaataaatattgaagaaatataaacatatatatttgtttccttattatatttagggatgaaa
It encodes the following:
- a CDS encoding polyprenol reductase, putative, translated to MLHFYIKHMNNAIVFVCLYYVIDIFLLFLTFYFKSVNKWALHGKNLFLKIEKDEEPYNTKLYKFKRIFDNFIISKTYFSHFYIIGLVINSIILFQDVQYNLENQKNVYYHICLTNLIFEIHLLRRFFEQLFLVRTTTKSFMHICSYLLGISFYIITPFSLYNNKQINYNWSIIFPLLLFIFGNIIQFDSHLRLAKLRPKGIKKSDTFYKVPYGGFFHFVSCPHYFAEILIYFSFFLLNKNITCSLNFLLVLLILIKNGMQTHEWYLKVLADMYPKNRKIIIPFIF